A single region of the Streptomyces virginiae genome encodes:
- a CDS encoding DUF4307 domain-containing protein: MSAVREGLPEGRYGRSADERADRKLKIIGSVLGAALLGMVGWIGWDYVAGQSVSAEVIKFQVISDTEVKVHLEVRKESSVTGVCSLSSQDKEHAEVGRADFAFAQGRSRVDEIVTLKTTGRAAMIELVGCRPAASAR; encoded by the coding sequence ATGAGCGCGGTGCGCGAAGGACTGCCCGAGGGCCGGTACGGCCGGTCGGCGGACGAGCGTGCGGACCGGAAGCTCAAGATCATCGGATCGGTGCTGGGTGCGGCGCTGCTGGGCATGGTCGGCTGGATCGGCTGGGACTACGTCGCGGGACAGAGCGTGAGCGCCGAGGTGATCAAGTTCCAGGTGATTTCGGACACCGAGGTGAAGGTGCACCTGGAGGTCCGCAAGGAGTCCTCGGTCACCGGTGTCTGTTCCCTGAGCTCCCAGGACAAGGAGCACGCCGAGGTGGGTCGGGCCGACTTCGCCTTCGCGCAAGGACGGTCGCGGGTGGACGAGATCGTCACCCTGAAGACCACCGGCAGGGCCGCGATGATCGAGCTGGTCGGCTGCCGGCCGGCGGCTTCCGCCCGCTGA
- the mca gene encoding mycothiol conjugate amidase Mca, protein MTEQLRLMAVHAHPDDESSKGAATMAKYVSEGVPVLVVTCTGGERGSVLNPKLQGDKYIEENIHEVRAKEMDEARDILGVQQEWLGYVDSGLPEGDPLPPLPEGCFALADVHEAAGELVKKIRAFKPQVVTTYDENGGYPHPDHIMTHTISMLAFDSAADTEKYPESEYGPAHQPQKLYYNQGFNKPRTIALHEALLARGLESPYGEWLERWKEFERKERNLTTHVPCADFFEIRDKALIAHATQIDPDGGWFRVPMDIQKEVWPTEEYELAKSLVDTSLPESDLFAGIRENA, encoded by the coding sequence TTGACCGAGCAGCTTCGACTGATGGCCGTCCACGCCCACCCCGACGACGAGTCGAGCAAGGGCGCGGCCACCATGGCCAAGTACGTGTCCGAGGGGGTTCCCGTGCTGGTCGTCACCTGCACCGGTGGCGAGCGCGGCTCGGTCCTGAACCCCAAGCTCCAGGGCGACAAGTACATCGAGGAGAACATCCACGAGGTCCGCGCCAAGGAGATGGACGAGGCCCGCGACATCCTCGGCGTCCAGCAGGAATGGCTCGGATACGTCGACTCCGGCCTCCCCGAGGGCGACCCGCTGCCCCCGCTGCCCGAGGGCTGCTTCGCGCTCGCGGACGTCCACGAGGCCGCCGGCGAGCTGGTGAAGAAGATCCGCGCCTTCAAGCCGCAGGTCGTCACCACCTACGACGAGAACGGGGGCTACCCGCACCCCGACCACATCATGACCCACACGATCTCCATGCTGGCCTTCGACAGCGCGGCCGACACCGAGAAGTACCCGGAGAGCGAGTACGGCCCGGCCCACCAGCCGCAGAAGCTCTACTACAACCAGGGCTTCAACAAGCCGCGCACCATCGCCCTCCACGAGGCGCTCCTCGCGCGCGGCCTGGAGTCCCCCTACGGGGAGTGGCTGGAGCGGTGGAAGGAGTTCGAGCGCAAGGAGCGGAACCTGACCACCCACGTGCCCTGCGCCGACTTCTTCGAGATCCGTGACAAGGCGCTCATCGCGCACGCCACGCAGATCGACCCGGACGGCGGCTGGTTCCGCGTCCCGATGGACATCCAGAAGGAGGTCTGGCCCACCGAGGAGTACGAGCTCGCGAAGTCGCTCGTCGACACTTCCCTCCCCGAGTCCGACCTCTTCGCGGGCATCCGGGAGAATGCGTAG